Proteins encoded in a region of the Pangasianodon hypophthalmus isolate fPanHyp1 chromosome 21, fPanHyp1.pri, whole genome shotgun sequence genome:
- the LOC113543372 gene encoding succinate receptor 1-like codes for MYGLEFTLGFIGNLLVVLGYIFCLPAWKSTNVYLFNLSMSDLIFLCTLPELSYNYTYNLKKFNPSLCVVNRYILNVNMYSSILFMMWVSVDRFLLLCHPQREHILLTLKAALCITILNWIWVTIQIAPLIVFIVQDLELNSWTVCRDFASLGVAKVTLIYTTVLTITGYVLPLLALFLSSQKLVSVLMKREEMRGTSFQRPVRIVRAAAIMFLVLYTPIHIMRIVRLTSRLPELNLSRCIIDYINAVYIVTRPIAYAHSVINPVFYFLMTDSFKEALQDKWRQLKRMLMTAP; via the coding sequence ATGTATGGTCTGGAATTTACCTTAGGCTTCATCGGAAACCTACTGGTGGTCCTAGGCTATATCTTTTGCCTCCCTGCTTGGAAGTCCACAAACGTGTACCTGTTTAACCTGTCTATGTCCGACCTCATCTTCCTGTGCACTTTACCCGAGCTGTCCTACAACTACACTTACAACTTGAAGAAATTCAATCCTTCACTATGCGTGGTTAATCGCTACATCCTCAATGTGAACATGTACTCCAGCATCCTTTTCATGATGTGGGTAAGTGTGGACCGGTTCTTGTTGCTGTGTCACCCACAGCGAGAACACATCCTGTTGACTCTCAAGGCTGCATTATGCATCACCATCCTGAACTGGATCTGGGTGACCATTCAAATCGCTCCCCTCATTGTCTTCATTGTCCAGGACTTGGAGCTAAATAGTTGGACAGTGTGTCGTGATTTTGCGAGTCTGGGAGTGGCCAAAGTTACTTTGATCTATACCACAGTGCTCACCATAACTGGATATGTGCTGCCACTGCTGGCTTTGTTTCTATCATCACAAAAGTTGGTTTCTGTACTCATGAAAAGAGAAGAGATGCGTGGGACATCATTCCAAAGGCCAGTAAGAATAGTGAGGGCTGCAGCAATCATGTTTCTGGTGCTCTACACACCCATCCATATAATGAGGATTGTGCGGCTCACATCACGTCTTCCTGAATTAAATTTGTCACGGTGCATAATAGACTACATCAACGCGGTTTACATAGTGACACGGCCAATTGCATATGCTCACAGTGTCATCAACCCTGTGTTTTACTTCCTCATGACAGACAGCTTTAAAGAAGCACTGCAAGACAAGTGGAGGCAGCTTAAAAGGATGCTAATGACCGCACCATAA